A single region of the Spirosoma linguale DSM 74 genome encodes:
- a CDS encoding transcriptional regulator, Crp/Fnr family (PFAM: cyclic nucleotide-binding; regulatory protein Crp~KEGG: hypothetical protein) produces the protein MTLTTTYLQETFAGTFELALLTDMAQAGLYKRVPTGAYLIRPGEYIRSVPIIIRGSVKIMRPDELGREALLYYLGGLDSCAMSLTGCLGQKKSEITALVEEETELIAIPMEKVDEWMCRYSTWKQFIFHTYQKRFNDLLGTIDQVAFHKLDERLLAYLRKKTQSCQCTVISITHQEIAQELATSREVISRLLKQLEKAAHIKLMRHKIAIL, from the coding sequence ATGACATTGACGACCACTTATTTGCAGGAAACGTTTGCTGGTACGTTCGAACTCGCGTTACTGACTGACATGGCGCAGGCAGGACTCTATAAGCGGGTGCCCACGGGTGCTTATTTAATTCGACCCGGCGAATACATTCGGTCCGTACCCATTATTATTCGCGGTTCGGTCAAGATCATGCGACCGGATGAGCTGGGTCGGGAAGCCCTTCTGTATTATCTGGGCGGTTTAGATTCCTGCGCCATGTCGCTTACCGGCTGTCTGGGCCAAAAGAAAAGTGAGATCACGGCCCTGGTCGAAGAAGAAACCGAGCTGATTGCCATCCCCATGGAAAAAGTCGATGAGTGGATGTGCCGCTATTCAACCTGGAAACAGTTTATATTTCATACGTACCAGAAGCGATTTAACGATCTGCTAGGGACAATCGATCAGGTAGCGTTTCATAAACTCGACGAACGGCTACTGGCTTATCTGCGTAAAAAGACCCAAAGCTGCCAGTGTACCGTCATTTCAATCACCCATCAGGAAATCGCCCAGGAACTGGCTACGTCACGGGAAGTGATTTCCCGCTTGCTGAAACAGCTGGAGAAAGCAGCCCATATAAAATTGATGCGCCATAAAATTGCCATACTCTAG
- a CDS encoding protein of unknown function DUF81 (PFAM: protein of unknown function DUF81~KEGG: amc:MADE_00086 hypothetical protein), with protein MTTLQVAGFSSSILIGISLGLLGGGGSILTLPVLVYLLHINPILSTAYSLFIVGTTSLVGSINYMKQGLINYSAAVAFALPSLVTVILARQFMLPHIPARLPLWAGFELTKPVALMVLFALIMLAAAYSMIRENKAVSVTEREDKGTNFPVIALEGGLVGLVTGIVGAGGGFLIIPTLVLFARLPMKTAIGSSLLIIAFNSLVGFTSSPADQVIDWGFLSVFTALSVGGIFLGSQLARYIAGQHLRKAFGWFVLGMGVFILAKELLFR; from the coding sequence ATGACCACTCTGCAAGTCGCTGGTTTCTCTTCATCCATTCTGATTGGTATTAGCCTGGGCTTACTAGGGGGTGGTGGCAGTATACTGACTTTGCCCGTTCTGGTATACCTGCTCCACATTAATCCCATCCTGTCAACGGCTTATTCCCTGTTCATTGTCGGCACTACCTCCCTGGTAGGGTCAATTAATTACATGAAACAGGGGCTAATTAATTACTCGGCGGCAGTTGCCTTTGCACTCCCTTCCCTGGTTACGGTCATCCTGGCCCGTCAGTTTATGCTGCCTCATATTCCCGCTCGACTTCCGCTTTGGGCCGGATTTGAGCTGACGAAACCAGTCGCGCTGATGGTTCTGTTTGCGCTGATTATGCTGGCCGCAGCCTATTCAATGATTCGGGAGAACAAAGCCGTCTCCGTAACTGAGCGGGAGGATAAGGGAACTAATTTTCCCGTCATTGCCCTGGAGGGCGGGCTGGTTGGCCTGGTGACCGGTATCGTTGGGGCGGGTGGGGGATTCCTGATTATCCCGACGCTGGTGCTCTTTGCCCGGTTGCCCATGAAAACAGCCATTGGTAGTTCGCTGCTGATTATAGCCTTCAATTCACTCGTTGGGTTTACCAGTAGTCCAGCCGACCAGGTAATCGATTGGGGCTTTCTGAGCGTATTTACCGCACTTTCCGTGGGCGGTATTTTTCTGGGCAGTCAGTTGGCCCGTTATATCGCCGGGCAGCACTTGCGGAAAGCCTTTGGCTGGTTTGTGCTGGGCATGGGTGTATTCATCCTGGCAAAAGAGTTGCTTTTTAGATGA